The following proteins are co-located in the Camarhynchus parvulus chromosome 17, STF_HiC, whole genome shotgun sequence genome:
- the FKBP15 gene encoding FK506-binding protein 15 isoform X2, whose protein sequence is MFESEKAAVDFSKQVCLAKCNSSPALDSVLCQDLLLGEGQGVEGGDSLEVAYTGWLFQNNGLGQVFDSNVNKDKLLRLKLGSGKVIKGWEEGMLGMKKGGRRFLIIPPAWAYGAQGVAARVPPDSTLVFEVEVRRVKLAKECSGSDGLSVSSRDSPTPSPVPSSDGFSSDSGLVPPSTIPPKPGEPAVRAKSNSISEQLANPDVAKAKLISRMAKMGQPMLPFLAGTAGSQLDSSDSEIEDPNTLRGTTQPVASTRPSQPAQAVLPTVSTQVPQASGAAPSVSSAALIPATIQPHSALPGGAQGFQAYPGVAFAYPQTAASASQLQPVGQMYPAPYQAPGDVTSFLMTEARQHNTEIRLAVSKVVDKMDHLAAQVEELKKQSTANSSLLPGISSVTMEASMIMSNIQRIIQENERLKQEIFEKSSRIEEQNEKISELIERNQRYVEQSNLLMEQRNHSLQTTNENTQARVLHAEQEKAKVAEELAAATAQVSQLQLELTAHQKKEMDLRKQLSCAVQDAERQEAQLNKLQAQVAELQEASQDTQSRFKAEKQSRKQLDMKIAALEEELTDLRVEKETLERNLAERKKKSLSERAQAEEEMEEIRRSYQQELDKLRQLLKKARTSTDQAAAEQLSVIQAELESQCEAKCERALAAAKEQHARQCQELCEQRDSLQHQVAQLEEKLTALKHSKKAEEQKLSEAQQRLEELEPIQEKFSALQADVGALRARYEERLRDLRKDQDGSSPADYTEQVKKIMNGVFQSLRGEFELDEMYSGRTVLGVVMNTIKTVTLQLLNRQQEKPEHGSANEECGTGAGRQEGSPGAKTEHREPLQHSPAQSPAAPADPGEVTRGSLQPEQQGQAAPHPAGPRAPEQEQETQSSGMPEEEKVQEERLPPTADSSLDAEKEPVLAGQPVPVPGLEQGLDSVPIRKAGPEQDPSAVPLQAAAAEPSVPGSAEPSIPGAKPGEGDEAAPPACPAVEQKAEEAGGGLEPPPLNGEEGNGTDPWDGAGSEQEPASVSSRAEPGSAVLGEAPGSQELGSSPRHTHSSLFEDDNFFETASPKPLKPQVPSEEEDEEEVSMKGRPPPAPLFGDDDDDDLDWLG, encoded by the exons ATGTTTGAGtcagaaaaggcagcagtggaTTTCAGTAAGCAG GTGTGCCTTGCCAAATGCAACAGCTCTCCAGCACTGGACTCAGTCCTCTGCCAGGATCTCCTCCTGGGAGAAGGGCAGGGGGTGGAAGGAGGAGACTCCCTGGAGGTTGCCTATACAGGATGGCTGTTCCAGAACAACGGGCTTGGACAG GTGTTTGACTCTAATGTTAACAAAGACAAGCTGCTACGGCTGAAGCTGGGCTCTGGAAAGGTCATCAAG GGCTGGGAAGAAGGAATGCTGGGCATGAAGAAAGGAGGGCGAAGGTTCCTCATCATTCCTCCAGCCTGGGCCTACGGGGCTCAGGGCGTGGCTGCTCGAGTCCCTCCAGACTCCACTCTGGTGTTTGAGGTGGAGGTCAGGCGG GTGAAGCTGGCAAAGGAGTGCTCTGGTTCAGATGGGCTGAGTGTCAGTTCAAGGGATTCCCCTACACCTTCTCCAGTTCCCAGCTCAGATGGCTTCTCCTCAGACTCTGGTTTAGTGCCTCCCTCCACCATCCCTCCAAAGCCTGG GGAGCCAGCTGTCCGGGCCAAGTCCAACTCCATCAGTGAGCAGCTTGCA AACCCAGATGTGGCAAAGGCAAAGCTGATTTCTCGGATGGCCAAAATGGGACAGCCCATGCTGCCTTTCcttgctgggacagcagggagccAGCTGGACTCCAGTGACTCAGAAATAGAG gATCCCAACACTCTGAGAGGGACAACACAGCCAGTGGCTTCAACCAGAccctcccagcctgctcaggcagtgctgcccacaGTGTCCACACAAG tACCTCAAGCATCTGGTGCTGCACCTTCAGTATCTTCTGCTGCTTTAATTCCTGCAACGATCCAGCCCCattcagctctgcctggaggagcacagggctTTCAG GCATATCCAGGAGTGGCATTTGCTTACCCCCAAACTGCTGCATCTGCctctcagctccagcctgtggGTCAGATGTATCCTGCTCCTTACCAAG CCCCTGGAGATGTCACTTCCTTTTTGATGACAGAAGCTCGGCAGCACAACACTGAAATCCGACTGGCTGTGAGCAAAGTCGTGGATAAAATGGATCACCTGGCTGCCCAG GTGGAGGAGCTGAAGAAGCAAAGCACTGCTaacagctccctgctgcctggcaTCTCCTCTGTCACCATGGAAGCCTCCATGATCATGAGCAACATCCAGCGCATCATCCAG GAGAATGAGAGACTGAAGCAGGAGATATTTGAGAAGAGCAGTCGGATTGAGGAGCAGAATGAGAAGATCAGTGAGTTGATTGAACGTAACCAGAG GTATGTGGAGCAGAGTAACCTGCTGATGGAGCAGAGGAACCACTCCCTGCAGACCACAAACGAGAACACACAGGCAAGAGTGTTgcatgcagagcaggagaag GCCAAAGttgcagaggagctggcagctgccacagcccaggtttcccagctgcagctggagctcactGCCCACCAGAAGAAGGAGATGGACCTGAGGaagcagctctcctgtgctgtgcaggatgCAGAGAGACAGGAGGCCCAGCTCAACaagctgcaggcacaggtggCAG agctccaggaagcCTCTCAGGACACTCAGAGCAGGTTCAAGGCTGAGAAGCAGAGCCGCAAACAGCTGGATATGAAAATTGCAGCACTGGAGGAAGAGCTGACAGACCTGAGGGTGGAAAAGGAGACTCTGGAAAGG aatcttgcagagaggaagaagaaatccCTCTCAGAGAGAGctcaggcagaggaggagatggaggaaaTTCGCAGGTCGtaccagcaggagctggacaAGCTCCGGCAGCTCCTGAAAAAGGCCCGGACCTCGACTgaccaggcagcagcagagcag CTGTCAGtgatccaggcagagctggagtcCCAGTGTGAAGCCAAGTGTGAGCGTGCCCTGGCCGCAGCCAAGGAGCAGCACGCCcggcagtgccaggagctgtgtgagcagagggactccctgcagcaccaggtgGCCCAGCTGGAAGAGAAG CTCACAGCTCTCAAACACTCGAAAAAAGCAGAGGAGCAAAAATTGTCTGAGGCTCAGCAACgtttggaggagctggagcctATCCAAGAGAAG ttctcagccctgcaggcagaCGTGGGGGCACTGAGGGCTCGCTACGAGGAACGGCTGCGAGACCTGCGCAAGGATCAGGATGGATCTTCCCCTGCAGACTACACTGAGCAA GTAAAGAAGATAATGAATGGTGTATTTCAGTCTCTTCGGGGTGAATTTGAGCTGGATGAGATGTACAGTGGCAGGACAGTCCTGGGGGTGGTCATGAACACTATCAAG ACTGtgacactgcagctgctcaacaggcagcaggagaaaccAGAGCATGGCAGTGCAAATGAGGAAtgtggcacaggagcagggagacaGGAGGGATCACCTGGAGCAAAGACTGAGCACAGAgagcccctgcagcacagcccagcacagagccctgcagccccagctgacCCTGGGGAAGTGACCAgaggctccctgcagcctgagcagcaaggccaggctgctcctcaccctgctgggcccagagctcctgagcaggagcaggagacaCAGAGCAGTGGGATGCCAGAGGAAGAGAAGGTTCAGGAGGAGCGTCTGCCTCCCACAGCTGATTCCAGCCTGGATGCTGAGAAGGAGCCTGTGCTTGcagggcagcctgttcctgttcctgggctggagcaggggctggacagTGTTCCCATCAGGAAGGCTGGCCCAGAACAGGATccctctgctgtgcctttgcaggcagcagctgcagagccttcTGTTCCAGGATCAGCTGAGCCTTCTATTCCAGGAGCCAAGCCAGGAGAGGGGGATgaggcagcacctccagcatgtccagctgtggagcagaaggcagaggaggctgggggAGGTTTAGAGCCTCCTCCCTTaaatggggaggaggggaatgGCACAGacccctgggatggagctggctctgagcaggaaCCTGCCTCAgtgtccagcagagcagagccaggctcagctGTCCTGGGAGAAGCTCCAGGATCTCAGGAactgggctccagccccaggcacacACATTCCAG
- the FKBP15 gene encoding FK506-binding protein 15 isoform X1: MFAAAEEDDADFLSPASGARLASLFGLDQTVSSQGNDFFQFTAPKQPKKGQTAAGQPQKAPAASGAPSVLVATAVLAYRYTNGQYLKQGKYGAAVVGNHATKEYRILLYISQQQQITSARIHPGFVLTVQPNNYSTFYDDQRQNWSIMFESEKAAVDFSKQVCLAKCNSSPALDSVLCQDLLLGEGQGVEGGDSLEVAYTGWLFQNNGLGQVFDSNVNKDKLLRLKLGSGKVIKGWEEGMLGMKKGGRRFLIIPPAWAYGAQGVAARVPPDSTLVFEVEVRRVKLAKECSGSDGLSVSSRDSPTPSPVPSSDGFSSDSGLVPPSTIPPKPGEPAVRAKSNSISEQLANPDVAKAKLISRMAKMGQPMLPFLAGTAGSQLDSSDSEIEDPNTLRGTTQPVASTRPSQPAQAVLPTVSTQVPQASGAAPSVSSAALIPATIQPHSALPGGAQGFQAYPGVAFAYPQTAASASQLQPVGQMYPAPYQAPGDVTSFLMTEARQHNTEIRLAVSKVVDKMDHLAAQVEELKKQSTANSSLLPGISSVTMEASMIMSNIQRIIQENERLKQEIFEKSSRIEEQNEKISELIERNQRYVEQSNLLMEQRNHSLQTTNENTQARVLHAEQEKAKVAEELAAATAQVSQLQLELTAHQKKEMDLRKQLSCAVQDAERQEAQLNKLQAQVAELQEASQDTQSRFKAEKQSRKQLDMKIAALEEELTDLRVEKETLERNLAERKKKSLSERAQAEEEMEEIRRSYQQELDKLRQLLKKARTSTDQAAAEQLSVIQAELESQCEAKCERALAAAKEQHARQCQELCEQRDSLQHQVAQLEEKLTALKHSKKAEEQKLSEAQQRLEELEPIQEKFSALQADVGALRARYEERLRDLRKDQDGSSPADYTEQVKKIMNGVFQSLRGEFELDEMYSGRTVLGVVMNTIKTVTLQLLNRQQEKPEHGSANEECGTGAGRQEGSPGAKTEHREPLQHSPAQSPAAPADPGEVTRGSLQPEQQGQAAPHPAGPRAPEQEQETQSSGMPEEEKVQEERLPPTADSSLDAEKEPVLAGQPVPVPGLEQGLDSVPIRKAGPEQDPSAVPLQAAAAEPSVPGSAEPSIPGAKPGEGDEAAPPACPAVEQKAEEAGGGLEPPPLNGEEGNGTDPWDGAGSEQEPASVSSRAEPGSAVLGEAPGSQELGSSPRHTHSSLFEDDNFFETASPKPLKPQVPSEEEDEEEVSMKGRPPPAPLFGDDDDDDLDWLG; this comes from the exons TTCTTCCAGTTCACTGCACCAAAGCAGCCCAAGAAGGGTCAGACAGCAGCTG ggcagccccagaaGGCGCCGGCGGCCTCGGGAGCCCCCTCGGTGCTGGTGGCCACGGCGGTGCTCGCCTATCGATA TACAAATGGGCAATACTTGAAGCAAGGCAAGTATGGAGCAGCTGTAGTGGGGAACCATGCCACCAAAGAG TACAGGATCCTCCTTTACATCAGCCAGCAGCAACAGATCACCTCTGCAAGGATCCACCCAGGCTTTGTGCTCACG GTTCAGCCCAACAATTACAGCACGTTCTATGATGATCAGAGGCAGAACTGGTCCATCATGTTTGAGtcagaaaaggcagcagtggaTTTCAGTAAGCAG GTGTGCCTTGCCAAATGCAACAGCTCTCCAGCACTGGACTCAGTCCTCTGCCAGGATCTCCTCCTGGGAGAAGGGCAGGGGGTGGAAGGAGGAGACTCCCTGGAGGTTGCCTATACAGGATGGCTGTTCCAGAACAACGGGCTTGGACAG GTGTTTGACTCTAATGTTAACAAAGACAAGCTGCTACGGCTGAAGCTGGGCTCTGGAAAGGTCATCAAG GGCTGGGAAGAAGGAATGCTGGGCATGAAGAAAGGAGGGCGAAGGTTCCTCATCATTCCTCCAGCCTGGGCCTACGGGGCTCAGGGCGTGGCTGCTCGAGTCCCTCCAGACTCCACTCTGGTGTTTGAGGTGGAGGTCAGGCGG GTGAAGCTGGCAAAGGAGTGCTCTGGTTCAGATGGGCTGAGTGTCAGTTCAAGGGATTCCCCTACACCTTCTCCAGTTCCCAGCTCAGATGGCTTCTCCTCAGACTCTGGTTTAGTGCCTCCCTCCACCATCCCTCCAAAGCCTGG GGAGCCAGCTGTCCGGGCCAAGTCCAACTCCATCAGTGAGCAGCTTGCA AACCCAGATGTGGCAAAGGCAAAGCTGATTTCTCGGATGGCCAAAATGGGACAGCCCATGCTGCCTTTCcttgctgggacagcagggagccAGCTGGACTCCAGTGACTCAGAAATAGAG gATCCCAACACTCTGAGAGGGACAACACAGCCAGTGGCTTCAACCAGAccctcccagcctgctcaggcagtgctgcccacaGTGTCCACACAAG tACCTCAAGCATCTGGTGCTGCACCTTCAGTATCTTCTGCTGCTTTAATTCCTGCAACGATCCAGCCCCattcagctctgcctggaggagcacagggctTTCAG GCATATCCAGGAGTGGCATTTGCTTACCCCCAAACTGCTGCATCTGCctctcagctccagcctgtggGTCAGATGTATCCTGCTCCTTACCAAG CCCCTGGAGATGTCACTTCCTTTTTGATGACAGAAGCTCGGCAGCACAACACTGAAATCCGACTGGCTGTGAGCAAAGTCGTGGATAAAATGGATCACCTGGCTGCCCAG GTGGAGGAGCTGAAGAAGCAAAGCACTGCTaacagctccctgctgcctggcaTCTCCTCTGTCACCATGGAAGCCTCCATGATCATGAGCAACATCCAGCGCATCATCCAG GAGAATGAGAGACTGAAGCAGGAGATATTTGAGAAGAGCAGTCGGATTGAGGAGCAGAATGAGAAGATCAGTGAGTTGATTGAACGTAACCAGAG GTATGTGGAGCAGAGTAACCTGCTGATGGAGCAGAGGAACCACTCCCTGCAGACCACAAACGAGAACACACAGGCAAGAGTGTTgcatgcagagcaggagaag GCCAAAGttgcagaggagctggcagctgccacagcccaggtttcccagctgcagctggagctcactGCCCACCAGAAGAAGGAGATGGACCTGAGGaagcagctctcctgtgctgtgcaggatgCAGAGAGACAGGAGGCCCAGCTCAACaagctgcaggcacaggtggCAG agctccaggaagcCTCTCAGGACACTCAGAGCAGGTTCAAGGCTGAGAAGCAGAGCCGCAAACAGCTGGATATGAAAATTGCAGCACTGGAGGAAGAGCTGACAGACCTGAGGGTGGAAAAGGAGACTCTGGAAAGG aatcttgcagagaggaagaagaaatccCTCTCAGAGAGAGctcaggcagaggaggagatggaggaaaTTCGCAGGTCGtaccagcaggagctggacaAGCTCCGGCAGCTCCTGAAAAAGGCCCGGACCTCGACTgaccaggcagcagcagagcag CTGTCAGtgatccaggcagagctggagtcCCAGTGTGAAGCCAAGTGTGAGCGTGCCCTGGCCGCAGCCAAGGAGCAGCACGCCcggcagtgccaggagctgtgtgagcagagggactccctgcagcaccaggtgGCCCAGCTGGAAGAGAAG CTCACAGCTCTCAAACACTCGAAAAAAGCAGAGGAGCAAAAATTGTCTGAGGCTCAGCAACgtttggaggagctggagcctATCCAAGAGAAG ttctcagccctgcaggcagaCGTGGGGGCACTGAGGGCTCGCTACGAGGAACGGCTGCGAGACCTGCGCAAGGATCAGGATGGATCTTCCCCTGCAGACTACACTGAGCAA GTAAAGAAGATAATGAATGGTGTATTTCAGTCTCTTCGGGGTGAATTTGAGCTGGATGAGATGTACAGTGGCAGGACAGTCCTGGGGGTGGTCATGAACACTATCAAG ACTGtgacactgcagctgctcaacaggcagcaggagaaaccAGAGCATGGCAGTGCAAATGAGGAAtgtggcacaggagcagggagacaGGAGGGATCACCTGGAGCAAAGACTGAGCACAGAgagcccctgcagcacagcccagcacagagccctgcagccccagctgacCCTGGGGAAGTGACCAgaggctccctgcagcctgagcagcaaggccaggctgctcctcaccctgctgggcccagagctcctgagcaggagcaggagacaCAGAGCAGTGGGATGCCAGAGGAAGAGAAGGTTCAGGAGGAGCGTCTGCCTCCCACAGCTGATTCCAGCCTGGATGCTGAGAAGGAGCCTGTGCTTGcagggcagcctgttcctgttcctgggctggagcaggggctggacagTGTTCCCATCAGGAAGGCTGGCCCAGAACAGGATccctctgctgtgcctttgcaggcagcagctgcagagccttcTGTTCCAGGATCAGCTGAGCCTTCTATTCCAGGAGCCAAGCCAGGAGAGGGGGATgaggcagcacctccagcatgtccagctgtggagcagaaggcagaggaggctgggggAGGTTTAGAGCCTCCTCCCTTaaatggggaggaggggaatgGCACAGacccctgggatggagctggctctgagcaggaaCCTGCCTCAgtgtccagcagagcagagccaggctcagctGTCCTGGGAGAAGCTCCAGGATCTCAGGAactgggctccagccccaggcacacACATTCCAG